A genomic segment from Colletotrichum higginsianum IMI 349063 chromosome 5, whole genome shotgun sequence encodes:
- a CDS encoding Gas1-like protein — protein MLSFKDIIIASAVLAVARGHAVILNAQGEAGSPASIGFKVDPNIARNCTAINPCQQDATLIRDAEINANIVNECGRTEISGNIDIGENTENALAAGQVTKVKAGGQLTVTIHQVNADGAGPFACDLDQTSNALGGSGQVPLEVTNNVPGANGFSQVKAQQFNVTVKLPADMKCTGASTGNICTVRCRNNAVAGPFGGCFPIEQTDVTPTVNTPQNIQSLKTLDLVLAQQQGNVADLPAAVRANQIDGTEQQRAAAEAASKLLGTPDVVIKESPVTNTGPSANTNASPNAANGSADAGAAAGGAAGGAPAAEAGNTNNNKVDAENGNDNTGNGRGRGNSGNRGNSRNRGGNNNQKRGEAGQALRWARRYVVPGAEFQPEVAP, from the exons AGAGGCGGGCTCGCCTGCCAGTATTGGTTTCAAGG TCGACCCCAACATTGCCCGCAACTGCACGGCCATCAACCCCTGCCAGCAGGACGCCACTCTAAtccgcgacgccgagatCAACGCCAACATCGTCAACGAGTGCGGGCGCACCGAGATCTCGGGCAACATCGACATTGGCGAGAACACGGAGAACGCGCTAGCGGCCGGCCAGGTCACAAAGGTCAAGGCAGGCGGCCAGCTGACGGTCACCATCCACCAGGtcaacgccgacggcgccggcccctTCGCCTGCGACCTCGACCAGACGAGcaacgccctcggcggcagcggccagGTCCCTCTCGAGGTCACCAATAATGTGCCTGGCGCCAACGGCTTCTCTCAGGTCAAGGCCCAGCAGTTCAACGTCACCGTTAAGCTGCCCGCCGACATGAAGTGCACTGGAG CGTCCACCGGAAACATCTGCACCGTCCGCTGCCGCAacaacgccgtcgccggccccTTTGGCGGCTGCTTCCCCATCGAGCAGACCGACGTGACGCCCACAGTGAACACGCCCCAGAACATCCAGTCGCTCAAGACCCTGGACCTGGTCCTcgcgcagcagcagggcaacgtcgccgacctcccggccgccgtcagAGCCAACCAGATCGACGGCACCGAGCAGCagagggccgccgccgaggccgccagcaAGCTGCTCGGCACCCCGGACGTCGTCATCAAGGAGTCCCCCGTCACGAACACGGGCCCCAGCgccaacaccaacgccagccccaacgccgccaacggGAGCGCCGATgctggcgctgccgccggaggTGCCGCCGGAGGTGCCCCTGCCGCTGAGGCTGGgaacaccaacaacaacaaggtTGACGCTGAGAACGGCAACGATAACACGGGCAACGGACGCGGCCGCGGAAATTCTGGTAACAGGGGCAACAGCCGCAACCGCGGAGGCAACAACAACCAGAAGCGCGGGGAGGCCGGCCAGGCGCTCCGATGGGCCAGGCGTTACGTCGTACCCGGCGCCGAGTTCCAGCCCGAGGTCGCCCCGTAA